The nucleotide window AAAGTTACAATTAACATTTTATGACcaactttttcattatttacaccATTCATACAGGAGGACATCATGCATGTTAACTGACTGACATATACATGCAAGACAAAAAGGAAATGTAACAAAGTGAggagaaatatattttaaaaaataatgacaagaaatgtaaaaacaatacTTAGAAATCCACCCACATGGCATTTTTAAAACAGCCTTTTCTGTAATGgacttctgtctctgtgttgtttgtgtaaacacctcctccctcctccctgtgGGGTTTTCTGCCTGACAGGACGAGTTGTAACTAAACACCGTCCTCTAGAGGACAACACTGGGAATGAACTatgagagttaaaaaaaaccttttcctCCCATTTTACAAAACTATAAAATACCAGACAGTAATGTAAATATGGTTGGGGTTAAAGggtgaataaaactaaaaataacaacaacaaataaacataaagatTCAGCAGATGCAGTTTATATATGATAAGAGTCTTTAAGCATTTAGGGTTAGAGTGCTGAATGGTTTTAATGTACTGGTGCATGTTGTTTATGTAAATCTTTATCTTGATCaaggttttttgttgttaacattttttttctgtgcatgtgaaTTCTTGCTAAGAAGTATGAGAAAGGTAAAATATAAGgtataatgttttctttttttatgtgtaaatgtgtgaaaatgatggcTGCTAGAAGGTTGTTTCATTATAAAGTCCACAGAAAAGGCAAGTTATATCAAtgccattttaaaaatgctctcaaacatgttttgttggaTGACACTGATGAAGAATATTGAGATTTGTTAGTCATCAAATATCTTTAAGCCATGATCTAAACTTTTCTGCACTGGGTATTTGAGACAGTAATTGTTTACATGCGTAgtagtgattttatttttttaaagagggaCCTGAATGCTGCTGGTTCGGgttgaaaaaacatatttttcctgttgtgttatttattaaaGGCAACAAAAAGGAGGTGGGAGTAAAAATAAAGCTATTTAATTATGTTGTAGTGCAGTAAACCACCGCCGGATGTCACTATTTCCTCCCTTATTTGATAAAACAACAGCGCCAAtccacatttaattaaaaatcagatGTTTAAAAGcgtttttaaatatatatcaaaGTCAAAAGTTTTCATAGGGATGTGTTTAATATGAAATTTTGGTACCACAATCCTAAAATTACCGTTTTAAAGTTTCGCGATTTAGACATTTTTGTCTCTAATGCTCTTCCGTACATTCTGCGGTCACGTGCCTTTGTTTACCAGGAAGTAGCGTGCGTGCTACCTAGCTGCCTACCTAGCTAACTATTCCAccttaaaacataaatacacgCTTTAAAATCACTCGACAAACGGGCATTTTAAACAGCAGCGCATTAATAAGGATGCGCTTGATGTTGAAGAGGCTAACGTTGGTGTTAGCCTCTTAGCTTCTGGGAGCTAACGTCAGCTAAGCTAGCTGTCCGCTTCAGTAACtagcggctaacgttagcagctaacgttagcagctatGCGCTCGTTAAACTACGTTCAGCGGGTCAGTTTGGACTTTACAGGGACTCTGTTTCCTCATGCGATCTGTCTGGGAGATGCAGACAACGACTCGGTAAAGAAAAGCTAtgttaactttttatttgttttagtttcatgTGCTTAAAGCTGCACAACGTTACATCCAGAGCTGAACAAGCGTCTCCTGTGAATTTAAAGGGGCTTACAAGTATCTTAACTTCGTCTCAAATCAAGGACAAAAAGACATTGTGtgcaaaatatatattcaaatattATATGATATATAAATTATACAATATATCAAAGTTCGTGTCAGCAAAGCgtttctatttctactgtgtgcttgtctaaataaataactttacaAGGGCATCTAAGAAAAATTTGAATATCAtggaaaaaatgatgaaaatcaaAAGTCCAGACTCAATGATAAGTAATCAAGCCCAGCAGATTGATTAGCTAGGctgatatatcagctgatactAGTTTATTACAgatatatatcaatatcagtATGTTTTGGCTGATAAATGACAAGAAAGACATGTTATCtatagtttgtccaccagagagcaccaAAATGTCCTATCTATCAGAAATCACACCAGTATTGGGCTCAAACTTTCCTTATAAATCTGTCTGTCTTACATTATTAGATTATAAactatataataataacattatagTATAATAATGTTGAAATGTCCTCGCTGTACTCTGTGCATGCAGCCTTTTTCTTGATTTTACCAACCTAGAAGATAAATAAGTCACAGTGGTTTAGTGGTATAGGTTGTAAAACTCATAACATTTGTTCTGTATCATATCAAAGTTAAtgtgctctctgtctccatTTTACTGCAGTTGAACGAGCTGGTTGTCGGCGACACCAGTGGAAAGCTGCTCGTGTACAAGAACGACGACTCCAAACCCTGGATCACCAGAACCTGTGTGGGCATGGTCAGTACAGAAACCAACCTGAAAACGCTCGTGATCTCATTGTGAGATTGTTTCTCTTACTCAtctcctgatttatttttttttttatttatccagcTGACCTGTGTCGCAGTTGGAGACGTCTGCAACAAAGGAAGGGTGAGTTATAAAAAGATGAATGATCCGCAGCGGTGAATCAGAATATTCTGGTGGTagagagtgtgtttttgttccgtTTGACAGAACTTTGTGGTCGCTGTTGGAGCTGAGGGCTGGTTTCACCTCTTCGACTTGACAGCTGCCACTGCGAGTAAATCAGATTCATCCAGTCAGCATGAATTCACATCCTTTGAAGATCAGAAGCCTCTCTTCACCCAGCACATTCCTGCCAACACCAAAGTCATCCTGATCAGTGATATCGGTAAATCCTGGCTCCACTTTCTCGCTGCTATACGTCCATCTTGTGTGTTGAGCTTGTGAGTTTGACTGCATGGTGTGCACGTCCGTACTGTAGACGGTGACGGGCGCTGTGAGCTGGTGGTGGGCTACACAGACCGAGTGGTGCGAGCTTTTCGCTGGGAGGAGCCGTCAGAAGGTTCAGATCTGGGGTCTGGACAGCTGGTCCTGCTGAAGAAATGGCTGCTGGAGGGGCAGGTAGACCTCAAACCAGAAACTTGGAAGCCCCTCACTGATTATCTGACATGTAAGCTCATCGTCTTATTAATCTAAACTCTGaatgtttaataataatgtctGTGGTGCAGGTGGACAGTTTGTCAGTGAACCCGGGTCCAGAAGGTTTACCGGAGCTCATGGTGTCTCAGCCGGGCTGCGGTTACGCCATCCTGCTGTGTTCCTGGACACAACATGACTCCAGCGGCTCTGGAGAAGAAGCCCCTGCCACCCCCGGGAGGTAGACAACCTGTCACTGTTACAAACTAAAGTTACAGATGTTCAAATGTAAGAAACTCTGATCGTTTGCATGTTTTCTTTGCTCGCAGTGAGGGACCCTCCAGAGATGTAGTTCTCCATCTGACCACCGGGCGGATACACAACAAGAATGTTTCCACTCATCTTATTGGCAGCATCAGCAAAGGTACCGGAGAAAACCTGAGTccgctctgttgttgtttactcTGAACAACACGTCGTATTCTGTAAGTTACTCATAAgttatatttaatgtttctcAACAGGTTCAAAAGAGGAATCTTCTAAATGTGGCCTGTTTGCTCTCTGCACTTTGGATGGTGAGTCATGAGCATTTTGGATGTGATGTTTGGCTTCGATTGTCTGAAAATTGTTGGTTTAGGTGCCTGAAAACTGCCTGAATGTTGCTCTTAAAGTTGTACGCTCTCTGTATTACTATATATTATTTTCCCCACGTGGATCCCTGTAGTTCTGACGATGCAGGTCATCAAAACTGTCCAATCACTGCGTTTCTTGTTAATCTGTAAAGCCAATGTGAACGAACTGGACCAGAACTAAATGCCACCTAATCAGTCGACACAATGTATTTTACATGGCAGGTATAAAGTGCCGTATGTCGCCTGTATAATGCAGTAGCAGCACGAACCCTTCAGCATGTGTCGGTGGCTGTCGGCCAATGTTGACGCTCCTCCTGGCAGACGGCTCTCGGAGCAGCTGGAGAGTCCATCAATATTTAAAGAAGAGAGGATCTTCGGGGATTATCGTCACTGAAGCCTTCCGGCTGCCAACATTTTACTCTCATAATCTCCCTCCTGTCGACACCCCGATGTGctaacacagagaacagaaattAAAATACCATTAGAGGCTTTTTGAATTATATCCAACAAACTATTACTGGCTGtatttcagtttctgtttgtcGAGGATATCACGGTGTGAGGAGGATTTCAGAGCAGCATCGACTGTCTCACCTTCTTGGAAACAAGACGTTTATTATTTATAACTGGACTGAACTCAGAGTTTTTTATAATAAACTTTTCATTGTTTCCCTTTTCATAAAAAGTCTTTTCATAACccatattaaaaacaaacagaactgaGCTTTAATATTTGACTTTAATCTCTTTTTGCCTCTAAATGTTCCAGGTACCCTGAAGTTGATGGACAGctcagagcagctgctgtggtCCGTCCAGGTGGATCATCAACTGTTCGCCCTGCAGAAGCTCGACGTTACTGTGAGTTTGttcttaattattattaattgatagaagtattttttatttattttttgcatttttctttgtctaaaaaatgtaatgttttagaTATTGAGATGAATAAATAGATGAAGATGAACTaaatttcacataaaaacagatAATTTGCAGTCAGActtttttaatctgtgttttGGTGCTACAGCTCAGCGTTCTTTTGTGGTGgatcctctttttctccttcagatttgtgtgttttctttctgcttcaGTCTAAAAAAGCCACTTCAGAGTGAATAGCCAGTTTTCACAAGTGttactgtatttaaatgtgCCTTTGTCGGGTTATTATTACCAGTATCGGCACCATTGCGCTGTATTTCCTCTAAAAGTTACTGTATTTtcattgaaaacataaaaaaagtgtaaaaaaatcAGCACTATATCCATTTATTTAGAGAATGATGGCGAGGATGTGTGTTTGCTTCCAGGGAGACGGCAGGGAGGAGGTGGTCGCGTGTGCCTGGGATGGTCAAACCTACATCATCGACCACAATCGGACAGTAGTACGGTTCCAGTTCGACGAGAACGTCAACGCCTTCTGTGCTGGTGAGGGACCTCATACTTCAGCCCCAAACTATCTCAtgcattagcttagcttagcttagcagaaagACTGTAAAACAATGGGAAACAGCTAGCGTTGTTCTGTCTATAGGTTGAAAACACACCTACAAGTGCCTCTGAAGCtcaaatatttaacatattGTATGTCTTTTTTGTGCTGCCTCTTCTTCCCTATCTCCAAGACAACTGTCTCCCTGGTGGAGACCAATAAAGTAACCTTGACcttaacttcttttaaatcacttctgaAAACCCACTTTTTTTAGATTTGCATTATGTGAAGTGATCTTTTCATTCCTCCTTCTGCTCTTAGTCTACGTATTCCTCTCATGCGATGTCCTTTTCTTACATCCTTTACTGcttttgttttatctattttattatcctttattctttttacagCTCCGaatctttttatctgttctgAAGTcatctgatgtgatgtcatctttGTATcgtcttttattgtttttattcttttatttatctctgtATTTGCGTTTTGTCCGTGATTTTGCTTGTTTTATCGCTTTTATTCCTTCTACATTTATCCCTCAGCTTCCTTGCGTTTGTcttgactgttgagtgtttattctgtagtattgtcttcctgagtttcctgcttgtCAAAGCAccttgtaaactctgttttttaaaagtgctatataaataaaatgtatttattttatttaaaaaggtgaTGGCCCCCCGAGTGGCCAGAAAAGTAGTTAATGCAGATTTAACTTACTTCAGAAATAACTCATTATAGCTTCTCTCagcattcttcttctttttggcTGCGTCACATAGTTTTATCGTGGCCCAACAGTTAATATCTCCGTAAGTCTCTGCAGCCCAGCTTCCTTGGATGGTTGAGTGGATACATCCCATGTCACCAGTAGGTGGCAACGTTGAGCTTCATGTTCCCCCAGTCTTTATacactccctctcctcctcttcagtttGTCCTCTCACATCTTTATGCAGTGTTTGATCAAGCCACAGTGAATTTGAGGGAGCTAATATGCCATGTACAGCTGCAAGTGGATTAGAGAAAGAGACAAGAGACTTTGTTTGATCTGCCCGTTTCCACTGTCGACTGTTTCTTTGCACCTACTGAGTCCCCCCCCCTCCCATCCTCTGTCCCCTCAGCCTGCTCTCTGTGATCATTAAGGCAGATTAGATTGGTTTCCTTGTTTGTGTGGATGCTGGCTCTGCTACAGGGGAAAATATTAGCAGCCGGGCAGCGGAGGATTGCTGATGTGTTCATCTGTATTCACACAACACGCCAAACCACAGCATGATGAGGAAAAGCTTCCTGTAATAAAtgcagctgttgttgctgcttctTGTGTGTTCGCAGGTCAGTACACATGTAAGGAGGGTAAGAACGGCCCCTGTCTGGTCTACGTGAGCTTCAGTCACAAAATCTACGTCTACTGGAAGGTGGAACTGGAGCGCATGGAGTCCACGAACCTGTTGAGGGTGCTGGAGGAGAAACCGGAGTTTAAGAGCCGCCTGAGGGAGCTGGGAGTCGGTGAGTACGCCAACAACTAGAGAGCATCCTTCATCAGGTTCGCACCGACGCCTCGTCTGTTTGTGGTTGTGATTGGACAACTTGTCTGATGTAAAACTCAGACGCTGACCAGAATACTAATGAGGAGGGACGACACAAACGATCTCCACATGACAGATTTTTACCGCTAACAAGCTCAGGCATGCTCGCAGGTTTAATAGGCCTCATGCAAGAACAAGTCGTACATACAGATAATAAAGGTTGGaggcacttctgcattggcttcacttttcagacctggagGGTCCGCCCATGTCGTATACAGTTAACATTACACCTGCTGAACATCAACAttttagcattgtcactgtgagctcgcaagcatttagctcaaagcacagttGTCCCTATAATTAGAGCCTTACAGAACTGCTAGCATGGTTGTACACTTTTAGTCTTGTTGTAGCATCTAATTTTATCTTATTCACAGTCACAGAAAAGCTCTGCTCTGTTGACACATCGTTAGCAGCTATATTTATAGTCCAGAACTGTTTTGAGTCCCCTAACTGCtgaatatgttgtgtttttgtctgctgATCTCCAGCAGCAACACTTGAAGCTCTGCAGCGTTCGTTTCTTATTTCGTCCCTTGGAGACGTATTAATGAGTGGAACTTTGTTATGTTTggcaaacaaaagacacaaacacaggacaCCTCAGAAGGCAGGGTGAGAAACAAGAAACTTTAATAACTAAGCTGAGTCCACAAAAACAAAGCCGAGAATCCAACAGagcaaaaactaaacaaaccgATACaaacgagggagagcagaggaaaGCAGCAAAACAGAACTGAGGAACAGACGTGAAAAgacagacgaactgacaaagacagggagaaaaacacaggcttaaatacacaaggaCTATTTAACTAGTTAAACACTGGTCAACAGAGAAAAGGGGCTGGGAAGAGACAGTTAATCAGACAATGACACATGAGATAaagctataaaataaaacaaacttacCAGTAAATGGAGCAGAACAGGAAAACCTTATGTCGCAGTTTAGGGGCATCAGTTATACGAATGAACAGCTGGCGCTCATCAAGTTGGATCAAGCGATTTACGGCAAGTTTGTGCAGTCAGAGTAAGTTGAATCGGAGTTGTATCACTCGTACGAACAAGAGCTACAGAAAAATGATCTACACACATGTACGGGAAAAGGCCCGAGAGGAAATTCAACCAGAAAAACctgaaatattttcatttctgtgtcCAAACGTATATAAATCTGTAGCCTGTCAGTCAACTGGGCTGCAAAGTATTTTTAGCGAGGCTGTAATCCCTCAGCACACAGACCACAGGAGCTGAGGATGCTGCTCTCTGACTCTTTCTCTTTATCTCGCTCAGTGGAAAATTGTGTTTCTGCCGTCCAGAGTCTTTCCAAACGCAGTCCTCCTGACAGACACAAGGTTTAACCAAGCCAATAACTTGGTTAATCATTACGAATGCGgcacaatgtttatttatttcctgcTAATTTCCTTCATTAGAACATCAACCTCGCCTCTGTCCTCGTGCGTTTTCAGCCTGGATGCATGCCGTATGTAAAAACGTTGTTACAGGAGAGGATGAGTCTGATTGAATTATAAAGGAGTCCGTGCTTTTTCGGTCTGCATGGATGACCAGCAAGTCAGCCGTCagaaaaacactgtgaaacGAGTGGAAACTTATTTAGCGAGGAAGATTGATGACGACACACGAACACATGATTGTGACTGCAGGATGAAAACGCAGGTTCCAGCTGATTCTCCTGAAGCCTGCTCTCGGTGGTGTCAGCGTAGCTCCCTGCTGCCTCTGTTAATAATTCAACCTCTGGGCCTgccatctttctttttcagtatGATTTCGCAGCCTTGTTGTTACCTAACCCAGTGGTGAAAATGTTGTGATGTAGCAGCCAGGGGacgaggaaagagagaggaggagagagcgaagaaaaaagagacaagtgaggggaaagaaaaagtgtgaaaatgtgtcgAGTGCGGAGGAAGTGATGGTTGGCTTTGTGTTTGTCCACACATGTCAGATCTCCGTCATCAGAAATTGCTTGTCACGTGCACTCTCACTTAAACATACAACCCTTAAATATGCATGACATCAAACACCACAAGTCAAAAATGAAAGCTGTGTCAGCCGCCTCGCTCTGACCTCCTacaaatgtcagcagcagctcgCAGTCTCTTCCCTGCTGCTCATTCACCTTAATAACCGGCCTCTCAGTCGGCCTGTCGGTCCTCCATCACAACGTGCAAAGGTTTTTAAATATTGACAGTTCCTCCTGCGTGGCTGCCGGTTTCAGTTTAATCATCAGCTAGTTTCGATTGGGAGagtgctgcaggagagaggtgtAGTGAGCAGTGCAAGGTAAGGAATATTTTATCACACTGGAAGAAGTGTATATTTGGGTTATTTAACATACATGTAAGCAGGACTTTTTGTAGCTAGTGGAGGTGGAGGTAATcgaactactttatatactgttgggtgGTTTAATCTAGAAGGATGCATCATGTTTTATAAACTGATCTTTCTTTTACTGAATCTTAATGTGCAAAGTAATCAGAAGCTTTAGTTTTCAGATGCCgaatgtggtggagtaaaaaaatacaacacttctctctgaaatgtggtggaggagtataaagtagcaaaaaaatggaaatacttacttagacttagacttagacttagacttcactttattgatcccgttgggatgactccctcagggaaattgaatttccagcagcatacagttcacgagAAAATAGACTCttagcaaaaatagaaaataaagataggaatagaacaaaatacaatagaatacaataaaaatagattaaaataaaataggataaataaaataaaataaaataaatgtgaatgtaggactgtatatttgttattgtacagaaattattgcacgaaagtgagagtgtccaggtatgtatgtgaataaatagataaatagataaataagttgttgcacagtgaaatcacagtattgcagtattgccggttatttgtttcctcctatttcctcctccccccaagtgaggagttgtacagcctgatggcatgagggacaaaggagttcttaagtctgttggtcctacacttgggaaggagcagtctttcactgaacaggctccgctggtcactgatgacggtgtgcagagggtggctggtattgtctataatatccagcagtttttccagtgtcctcctctctgccaccgtcaCCAGAGGGTCGAGCTTCATGCCGACCACAGAGCTGGCCCGCCTGATCAGTTTATCCAGTCTGGATGTGTCCTTCTTGGATGTGCTGCCCCCCCAGCACACTACAGTGTAAAAGAGGACACTGGCAACCACAGACTggtaaaacatccacagcagtttgctgcagatgttgaaagACCGCAGTCTCCTTAGGAAGTACAGCCTGCTTTGCGTCTTCCCATACaggtggctggtgtgtgttgtccagtccagtttattatccaGCCACAGCCCGAGGTATTTGTATGAGTCCACAGCCTCCACCTCAGGTCCCTCTAGCAGGACTGGTCGCGGTTTTGGTCTAGACCTCCTAAAGTCAATGACCAGTTCCTTCGTCTTAGAGGTGTTGAGCTGTAGGTGGTTGGTGCGACACCAGACAGCAAAGTCCCCCACCAGACTCCGATACTCCTCCTCCCTGTCATCCCTGATGCATCCAACGATGGCTGTGTCATCGGCGTACTTCTGTATGTGACACAGCTCCGAGTTGTAGCAGAAGTCCGAGGTGTACAGGGTGAAGAGAATGGGGGCCAGCACTGTTccctggggggctccggtgCTGCTGACCACAGTGTCAGACGTGGTGTCCTTCAGCTTGACGTACTGTGGCCTGTCGGTGAGATAGTTGGAGATCCAGTCCACCAGGTAGGGGTCTACTCCCATCCTGTTCAGTTTGTAATTACTTATTTGTCTtgaatacagtacttgagtaaatgtacttttcgCCACGAGAAGCTggtttttaaagtgttttatgaCAGTAATGACAATAATTATGACATTTCAGCTCAGACTCTCTCTAGAACAAGTAGCCCATTAATTAACTCGAGTAGCTAACtaacctgcagctgcttcatAGTTTCATGGCTTCATCAAGATCCAAAATAACTTTTAATGTCCTGAATACTATTTAAGGTATtggggaatgagactcaacaaacaACTTTCTCCAGAGTCGCCTCTCCtccaattattttcacatttgttgcCAAACGCTTAACAAAAACCTCGTGATATGCATGAAACATAATATTTATgaaaagcagctgcagcaggtgcTATTAAAATTACATTAGATTCACATTAGAAGGGAGGACAGACTTCATTACAGCTCTTACAAGAGAACcagatcagaaatgtaaaaactgcAGTGCTGGAGGGTAAGGATAATGGTCACTCCTGGTTCTGCAGGTGAAATTACCATCTTCTGTCTTCCTGTTGCCTGCATATTAACAACATGGCTAACGGCTGCAAATGTACCACGCTGTACCAAGAATTAGCATAATACAGTGCAACAATCATAACTACGAGCATCAGGGGTGGAAATCTAGACACCTCACGATTTCATTCTGTTTCAGAGGGCTACGCTGTGATGTGTCTacttgatgtatttttttctgaccatgtgaaaacaaactgaatttacTTCATTTATCTTTGCTCACTCTCACCAAAACCCAAGAAGTAGCCTAGCTTTGAATGTAAACACAATGCACATGTTTACGACTGTTATTTTTCTACTTTCCAACGGTCTCAGTCGTGAGTAACGTGCAGCCCGTTCTTACAAAAGTGTTGGAGATAATCTTAATGTCGAGAATTAGGTTTCACTTTTctgatttttcacttttctgcaCTGAGAAATAATCTTTTTGGAGGGATTTTaatgctagcattagcatttaaaggagcaatttgcaAGATATGGTCGGAGCatgtagcatgctaaccagctagccccagcctgtcctgtctcctaataccactttgtactgcaAGAGGCGACAGTCTTATAGGAGTCTTATTAGTTTTGCACGTATCTGCTCATAAATGTCTGAACAAAATATCTTGGAAATCCATCCAaaagttgttgagacatttcagtccGGACCAAAATAGTTTTCACAACAACATTTGTGAGTGCTCGCCCTGGACATGCTTTCCAATATAGTTTGACTTCAGACCAAAGAAGAAGATTTTACTGGCAAGAAAGTCTTCACAAAGTGTCTCTTGTCAATATTCATTTCCACGCTTGTGTTTCTTCCCTCCACAGACACTGAGGACCCGGCAGCAGTGAGATCAGCGGTGGCAAACGCTCTCTACAAGGATTCTCAGACTTAACCATGCGACACGCATCGACACACTGCCTCTGTAAATACTCTGTTAATAAACACTGATTGCCTGtttcctgtgctgctgctggtcttGTTATTTGTGTCCCCTGCAGACAGACGTGTCAGGTTCAAGTTTCTGATCTGCTCGCCCGACTTGGCTGTAATCTCAGATGTACACACTGCCTCTGTCATTAGTATTCTGTCTGCCCCGGTTGTTATTCACGAGGCTGAGAGTGGACGAAAGCACGAGGCACAATGCAGGGGGAAACGCTATACTGTT belongs to Pagrus major chromosome 14, Pma_NU_1.0 and includes:
- the itfg2 gene encoding KICSTOR complex protein ITFG2, producing the protein MRSLNYVQRVSLDFTGTLFPHAICLGDADNDSLNELVVGDTSGKLLVYKNDDSKPWITRTCVGMLTCVAVGDVCNKGRNFVVAVGAEGWFHLFDLTAATASKSDSSSQHEFTSFEDQKPLFTQHIPANTKVILISDIDGDGRCELVVGYTDRVVRAFRWEEPSEGSDLGSGQLVLLKKWLLEGQVDSLSVNPGPEGLPELMVSQPGCGYAILLCSWTQHDSSGSGEEAPATPGSEGPSRDVVLHLTTGRIHNKNVSTHLIGSISKGSKEESSKCGLFALCTLDGTLKLMDSSEQLLWSVQVDHQLFALQKLDVTGDGREEVVACAWDGQTYIIDHNRTVVRFQFDENVNAFCAGQYTCKEGKNGPCLVYVSFSHKIYVYWKVELERMESTNLLRVLEEKPEFKSRLRELGVDTEDPAAVRSAVANALYKDSQT